A region from the Dendropsophus ebraccatus isolate aDenEbr1 chromosome 1, aDenEbr1.pat, whole genome shotgun sequence genome encodes:
- the FGF23 gene encoding fibroblast growth factor 23 has protein sequence MSSVRQGNRLALLTFFLTTLKVNVAYPNSSPIISSGWGSPDRLMHLYTATEWNSFHLQINHDGHIDGSPHQTIYTALMIRSESAGKVVITGVKSGRYLCMDRFGNVFGSHYFSYDDCVFKHETLENRHDVYHSPKHNYLLSLKKPKHFFRPGMDLPPYSQFLSMENQIPITRFITPEPVRHTRSADLYPDPLNLNRRKNSALNYPTPKDAQDVKPSDPQEPLRPNKNEKEDPEDPSGVISSRKENPRGYFYKITSQLNGFD, from the exons atgtccAGCGTCAGGCAAGGCAATAGATTAGCACTTTTAACATTTTTTCTGACCACCTTAAAGGTCAATGTTGCCTATCCCAACTCATCGCCCATTATAAGCTCCGGATGGGGGAGTCCAGACCGACTCATGCACCTGTACACGGCCACCGAATGGAACAGCTTCCACCTGCAGATCAACCACGACGGCCACATCGATGGATCTCCTCACCAAACCATTTACA cCGCGTTGATGATTAGATCTGAGTCTGCCGGCAAAGTTGTTATCACAGGAGTCAAAAGCGGGCGTTACCTGTGCATGGACCGATTCGGCAATGTATTCGGATCA CACTACTTTAGCTACGATGACTGTGTCTTCAAGCATGAAACCCTCGAAAACCGCCATGATGTCTACCATTCCCCAAAGCACAACTACCTGCTAAGCCTAAAGAAGCCAAAACACTTTTTCCGCCCAGGAATGGACTTGCCTCCCTATTCCCAGTTTTTGTCCATGGAGAACCAGATCCCAATCACCAGATTTATCACCCCCGAGCCTGTCCGACACACGAGGAGCGCAGATCTGTATCCAGATCCTCTTAATTTAAATAGAAGAAAGAATTCCGCTCTGAATTACCCAACACCCAAGGATGCTCAAGATGTCAAACCGTCGGACCCTCAAGAGCCCTTAAGACctaataaaaatgaaaaggaaGACCCTGAAGACCCAAGTGGCGTTATCAGCAGCAGAAAAGAAAATCCACGTGGCTATTTTTATAAGATAACATCCCAACTCAATGGCTTCGACTGA
- the TIGAR gene encoding fructose-2,6-bisphosphatase TIGAR, with protein MAKFALTIVRHGETRYNKEKLLQGQGVDEPLSEIGFMQAEAAGRFLSDVRFTHVFSSDLIRAKQTACTIMKNNKPSEEIKIKYDARLRERKYGIAEGQPLSELKIMAKKSGEQCPSYTPPGGETLDQVRARAKDFFEFICQMVTDEASGRDEVAHSAVTAIDLSPFINHSHENQAVGQDGYDLSLDASILLVSHGAYMRNWIKYFVEDLHFTFPPELKKSRELSVSPNTGISHFIISLKPGEINKPTIRCICINRHDHLEDLHADTSHYVV; from the exons GTCAAGGTGTAGATGAACCTCTATCCGAAATCGGGTTCATGCAGGCAGAGGCTGCCGGACGATTCCTGAGCGACGTCCGGTTCACTCACGTGTTCTCCAGTGACCTGATTCGTGCAAAACAG ACTGCCTGCACCATCATGAAGAACAATAAGCCAAGTGAGGAGATCAAAATCAAGTATGACGCCAGGCTGCGAGAGAGG AAATACGGCATTGCGGAGGGGCAGCCTCTCAGCGAGCTGAAGATCATGGCAAAGAAATCTGGGGAGCAGTGTCCATCGTATACTCCTCCTGGAGGAGAGACCCTGGATCAG gtccgAGCTCGTGCCAAGGACTTTTTTGAGTTCATCTGCCAGATGGTCACGGACGAAGCGAGTGGCAGAGACGAGGTGGCTCACAGCGCCGTGACCGCCATCGATCTCTCCCCATTCATAAATCACAGCCATGAGAACCAGGCCGTCGGCCAGGACGGCTACGATCTCTCCTTAGACGCCAGTATCCTCCTGGTCAGCCACGGGGCTTACATGAGAAACTGGATCAAGTACTTTGTAGAAGATCTTCACTTCACCTTCCCGCCTGAGCTGAAGAAATCCCGGGAACTCTCCGTCAGCCCCAACACGGGCATCAGCCATTTTATCATCAGTCTGAAGCCGGGAGAAATAAATAAACCCACCATCCGCTGCATCTGCATCAATCGCCACGATCACTTAGAGGACCTCCATGCAGACACCAGCCATTATGTTGTATGA